A window of Heteronotia binoei isolate CCM8104 ecotype False Entrance Well chromosome 17, APGP_CSIRO_Hbin_v1, whole genome shotgun sequence genomic DNA:
AAGATGAATTGTTGGAGACTATGGGAGCTCTTTATCTCTTTcctcttaaaccaggggtgtcaaacatacagcccacagGCTCTTATGCCTGCCCAGGGGAACTTACCTAGCCCATGAGcagctggtcattacctttattgccagatgactgAGGCTGTGAATTATATCCCTGTATACTGTCCCCATGCTGGTGCATAATGGGCGGTGGAAGTGGGACAGTaggcatcagggagatactttaAGAAAATACtctgtgctaatgttttaagcaagtttgtattttgagtaaaagatAATATCATtagttaggcttgccagtccccaggtccagatgggggatcccctgtttttcaTGCTCCTCCCTGCCCTGGCAATGGGAAGCCCCGCCTCAACAGCCACCACGTGCCttggtttagaagaggcttgcaattctgtttctgaatgtgtatgtgcctttaaatcacatcaagagaaaagctgcaggggagtggagcaagcagacagagccagttgctctcagtccctcggtttggaggaaaactccaccccctagactgttctttcatttttctattagtctgaagaagttggttgaaatacagcacatAGTTATATTCAGCAgcttgagtaaattgccccagtaagatcacaactgtgtttattttggcagctttgtgagagtgtgtgtgtgttcactttcatttaatggaagtttagctgctaggggacaaggaaatgaggactatattcaggggaactccattgctctatttttatttatttattttagggaggaaaatctcctggctccacagccaaagtccccagatattttgtgagctgaacctggcagccctactggatttgcctgggtcctttataaagttatatctctggtacctggaaTTATGCTTTATGGAACACATGGATTGGCTTGATAAAGTCACATTAaagtcagatctggctctcataacataTGAGTTTGATCTCTGTCTTAAACCTGTTTTCCTGCTGAAACTCACTTGTCTCAAGCTTTTATTGCTGAGGTTTTTATCAGTCTATTTACATGACAAAAGGAATGGCAAGGTGTCTCCCTAACTGTAGATATCTTCTCAGTGGGCCTCCAGTGTCTCAAAATGATTTTGTTCAATTGCCCATCATGAAAGAGGGAGCTTCTCACCTAACTAGTGAGAAGGGGCAGGGGTATGTTGACATGATAAGAAATAGCCAggacttttttctggaaaaagaggagctggaactctcaagagggagacGAAGGAGAACACACAGGTGCCCTTGatgaacttttaaaacattttttttgagaattttgtttccatgaaaaggttctggaactccgttcCCTCAGTAAAACGCCctgaaaatggcaattaaaatacCAGAAGGGACACGGAGATGTATGGAAAGTCTCCAGCTGGCCTGTACAAGTGCCACTTTGCCTCCATCTTGTCCTAACATAGCATTCAAAGACACCTTAACACCCCTCATAGCTTTTAATTGCTTCTTCCCTAAAGCATCTCTTTCCCAAAGGGAATACCTAGCCCTGGATTTCTTCCACCTCATGCAGAGCAGGTGGTTTTTCAGAAGAAACCAGCAGTTGTTTTAGTTTCTGCTGGGAGCACCTGTTCAGAAATAGCTGCCTTCATCTCTGGAGAATTTAGCTTGTAGCCTACTGGTGTTTCCCCAGTCCActcaacagccattttgtgatctctcccacagcagccatttgtgGTGGTGCCCACTCCCCTTCCTCAAAATTCCCATAGTGTCCATAGGGTCAATGAAATTACAGACCCCTGCTACTGTCCAACTTGTTAACCATATCTCATTTGGGAAAAGCTTTGGGTAGTCCCAAGAGCAAAGAAAACactttttatttcaaaaacagcttttattattttacattctttaaaaaaaacaaacccaacaaTAGCAGCAGGGAAGTGCAAATAGCACCCCACCCAAAGTTCACTCAGAATCTCCTGAGCTACCCATTCATCAATTGTTGCGGATAGTTTCTTGGATCCAATCCACATATTTGCAGACATTAACATAGACTCCGGGTTTATTTGGTTGTGCGCATACTTGGGGACCCCAGGACACGATCCCTTGCAGTCTCCCGTTGCAAACAAGGGGACCACCTGAGTCACCCTGCAAGAAAGGAAAAAGACAATAACTCTTCATGAATTCTGCATATCCACTCCTGCATTATGATCCACTGTTCAAGGTAACAGTGAATTGAGAGGTTTTCATGGAAATGTACAGAAAATGCCCAAGagaattcctgctgggatttgcTTTGATTTTTAAGGAACCTTTTTCTGTTCTTCCCTCTGCCTTCAGAAATATCCCTAATGGAGACTATGACTCACCTGACAAGAATCTGTACCACCTTCCATTCTTCCGGCACATACCATGTTCTCAGTGATGTAACTAGGGTAGAGGGACTGGCAAACCTGATGATCGATGATGGAGATGTTTGCACAGTGCAAGTCCTTGGGAAGATTCACTGCAAAGAAACACATTGGTCAAAGAAGAAGCTTTCCTAATGGCAGAGCAGGCTGTTGCAACCAACTCATTTGCTCAGCGATGACTGCCTTGGTCTCTTTTGCAGTCCATAGCGGGTCGGATCCTTAGTTGTGCTAAACAATATGGATCTTTGAGGTTTGGACAAAGATGATGGTTTGTAATCATCAGAGGTTCGTAAAATGGTGCATATGGTAGAAAAAGTGGATCAGACAGAGAACTTGCTTTGTTAGACATAACATCTCAGGTTTGGTCCCTGCCATTTCCAATAATAGAGTCCTGAGGAAAGACCTTTTTCCGCTTGAAATGAtagagacctgctgccagtctgggtggAAAGATACTAAGCTAGGTGAAACAATGGTCTGAAACAATCTAAGGCAAATAACAGAGaaatttttttcttctgttcttccagTAGGGAGCTACCCAccaaagagggctttttttgtagcaggaactcctttgcatattaggccacacacctttgatgtagccaaccctccaagagcttacagggctcttatgacacggccctactgtaagctcttggtatattagctacatcaggggtgtgtggcctaatgtgcaaaggagttcctgctacgaaaaaaagccctgctgccaaaaagtgattggcagtagattcaggacagactgTGGAAGCCATGTTCAGACAATGCGTCACTAATTCCTGGAATTTACTGCCATGAGATGCAGTGATAAACATTGGCtttaaaaatagggttgccaagtccccgcaGCCTCATAAGTGAAGTCATTGCGCCGGCAACgctgggaggggatccccccgctggcccactgcaggccagcaggttggggacctcctAAGCGGGAGAACCTCCTCCCTGCCcggaaacttatttatttatttattttatttatattgggatttataccccgcccttcgcaccgaagtgtcttgGCAGCCCTGTTTAAAAGAGCTGTAGACAAATTAAGTTTTATTGTTCTCTAATTACTTTCCAGTTCTGTCATCCAACTACATTGTTTTTTGGAGACCTTTGCTCTCTGATTgaattgattttatatattttttaattggccttgagtcccagtgagaaaagcagactataaattaaTTCTCCCTTCAACACTTGGGAGAGTACCgcccccctcctccacacacacacaccaagtatGCTGATATTCAATACCAGTGAGGATGTGGTTGTTTTGTTGGCCATTAAGTCACACTTATGGTGACCCTCTCAcaggtgttcaaggcaagaaacgttcAAAGGTGGTTCATCATTGccttacctctgcatagcaaccctggtatttccctgaaggtctcccatccaaatgctaaccagggctgaccctgcatagcttcagAGATCTAATAAGATCAGTCTAGGCTGGAGTTTCCAGGCCAGGGCACCATATTAAAAAAAACTTCCAATAATAAGaagaaatttaatttttaatttttttatatgccttgggagggggggactttTGAGGATATACAAGCTATTGACCTTATAATTCCCCTCCCTACAAATTGGGTTTTTTGCtgtaaattcattcattcattcattcatatttcTAAATGGCCCTTCCCAAAAAATGGGCTCCAGGCGGGTCAcatcaataaaataattttttatgAAACTAGCTAAAATAACCAGATAGATAAATTCCAAGTTAACAAATTCAAAAATTCCGATGACTGCCAGTTCAGAAACCTAAGCCCCGGCTGACACAAAACAAATGGAGCAGTTAGAACAAGTCCTGCTCAAATAGTATTCACATGTGACTtcatggaaatgacatcatgcaaATGATGTCATGGAAAGCTTAGCTCCAAGAGTTAAGCTTTAAATGATTTCCCAAGCAGCCTGAACATCATTAGGAAAAATACTAAATTAATATTATTACAGACTTGATCTGTATGGGTGCATCCAGACAGACATAAATTCAGGAGTGAGTCTGCCATGGAGGTGAACTTGCATTGCAGAGACCATTTTTCTTCCAGATTGAGTTCTGGGGAAAACAATTTATTGTGATTGGAGAAGTCAGGCTTTGCATTAAGGTGATTGGCCAGACCTTGGTGTCATTCATTAAGTTACTCCCCACCTTAGTATCTTGCAGTGTACTTGGTGGGTTCTTGTGTCAATCTTAGAGCCTCCTCCTTCTAtgagcagtttttttaaaaaataaggaaggggaaactttaaaaaaaaacgatGAACAGATGCTTTAAAACATTAAGGTGCTTGGAGACTTTCGAACCTCCAAAGGATGTGGtaagtagggttgctaatccccaggtgggggcaggagatcccccggtttggaggccctccccccgcttcaaggtcatcagaaagcggggggaggggagggaaatgtctgctgggaactctattattccctatggagatttattcccatagaaaataatggagaattgatccacaagtatctggggctctgggggggctgttttttgaggttgaggcaccaaatattcagtacagcatctagtgcctctccccaaaatatcccccaagtttcaaaatgattggaccagggggtccaattcgataagccccaaaagaaggtgcccctatccatcgttatttcctatggaaggaaggcattgaaaaggtgtgccgtccctttaaatgtgatggccagaactccctttggagttcaattatgcttgtcatagccttgatcttggctccaccccaatgtcttctgactccacccccaaagtctcctggctccacccccaaagtccccagatatttcttaaattggacttggcaaccctagtggtaagTAATATGGTAAATCTAGTTTTTAGTATGGAAGATGTATTCATAGGGTTGAAAATCAAGGGTGATGTGTCTCACCTCACAGCAAAAAATTCCACACTCTTGTTTGGAATACATCTGCAGACAGCCCGTCTGTCTCCTTCTAATGGCCATAGCTATGCTGCCAAAATGGCTACCTCTCCCATCTCATGCCCTCATGAGATCTGAAAGTTTGCTAACCTACCTTGTGGGCTTGTTGTTGTGCCCCATCCTGACACAAGGCATTCCATCCCAGGCACTGGGCAATTGGTGGGCAAAGGAAGAGTTTGAACTTTGTCGTTGATACAAGCCGGCAGCAGAAGTTTAACCAGCATGATGTCGTTGTTCTTCGTTTGTGGATCATAGTTAGGATGCTGGATCACTTTAGAAGCTACTTTAAGCTGTTCTGACCAGTCGATGCGCTTGAGGTTGTGTTCTCCTAGGCGAATAAAAAACGGCCTGCGAAGAAGAAACACATACAGTTGGTCGCTGCAGTGAGAAATGGTGCCTGGCGGGAGGGCAGCCAAATATTATCAGctctaaaagaaagaaagaaagaaagaaagaaagaaagaaagaaagaaagaaagaaagaaagaaagaaagaaagaaagaaagaaagaaagaaagaaagaaagaaagaaagaaagaaagaaagagaaagaaagaaagaaaaaaaaaaggcaaagatAGTCcgccgtgcaagcaccagtcgtttccgactctggggtgacattgctttcacaatgctttcacggcagactttttacggggtggtttgccattgccttccccagtcatctacactttccccccagcaagctgggtactcattttaccgaccttggaaggacggaaggctgagtcaaccttgagctggctacctgaaccagcttctgctgggatcgaactcaggttgtgagcagagagttcaaactgcagtactgcagctttaccactctgcaccatggggctcttattatCAACACTACTTCATAGCAAAAGGGTAGTTTTTCCTCTGCCATGTCTTCATGGAAAGGTGCCCTTAGGAAGCACGCAAGCAAATAGGCTTATCAGGTTCTGATGCCCCGaatggggaaaatatttttttttaaggtgacATTAGCTGAGccactatgtcacttccaggggaaaaaaaacagaaatgaaaGAGGGTAATTCTAGGAAATTCTGGCATGGTAAAACcatagtttccagtgattcctagagctctCCTACACCACTTCCAGGTTTGCCTAGAAGTTATGTAGAGATGAAGTCAACATCACATGTGCCCGATGTTCCCTCCCAATCCTCTCACTGGTTGCTGGGCAACCCTAACAGCCTCACTCACAAATGCTGACAACCTACCTGGCTGTGAGAGTCCTGAACCTCCGTTACAATTTGATCACCTTTTCTTTCTTTGGCTGCTATTAGTTTTCAGGTAAAACTTAGGTACTATGTATTTATTAAAACACAAAAATAGGTGGCGGGGTTAttgacttgtttttttttttgcaaaacatgCCCTCCAAAAATAGATGGGGTCATCTTAAATTAActtacaagtagggttgccagctccagactgagaaattcctggaaatttaggtttgaagcctggggaggagagggtttgggatggggagggatttcagcagggtataatgccatacagcccatcctccaaagtagacattttatccaggggaacctCTCTCTAAAGTCTAGAGATTGGTTGTatttctaggagatctccaggcctcacctagaaATTGGCAGCCCTGCATACAAGTTGCAGGTATGTCCAATTTTTAGAAAAACCCATTTTGGTATAGTATTTTATTGGGGAGGGTTCATCTAACATTCGGTTCCTCTTCTTTTTGAGTAAATATGGTataaacaccaccaccaccaccaccacccagataAAAACCTACACTTTCTAAGTCCATGTTCACATTTACAGTCCTTTTCTAATTGTTTGGAAATAAATCCCAGTCAACTCAATAGGGTTTCTCTCTCAAGTAACTGTGCATAAGATTGCAGTCAAACCTTGTATATTTGCATTTCCCGTACCTCTTATGCAAGTGTGCAATGGCTTAAGTAGACATTTGGTTTATATAGACAATGACTTTCTTCTGCAATCTCTCACACATTTGCATTGTGTACACAGACAATATAACTGTTGTTGCTGGTGATTTGGAAAAGACTATTTAAATACTTATACTCCACATTTCCTTGGTTATCATTACATGCTCTTAAGTTTTCTTAAGCAGAGGGTGGCAGTTTTTGccaattcccacccacccaccccccgccgctCCCTGCAGACCCCTACTACGTTGCTCCTGAATGTCTCCTGacacttatagggttgccaaactccccTTGCTTTGCTGGGTTACACTTACCTTCGCATTTTGCAATGGGCAGCAGTCAGCACCCAAGACTTGTGGATCAAGGTACCACCACACTTAATGGAAAACCAAGAAAAAAGACCTGCCTGCCACGGCTGGGAATGGGGGGCACATGGCTTCCCGCCAGATATCCGCGTGTCTTCTGCAGTAGCTAGAAGATCATAAACCAAAAAACAAGCAGATTTCAGAGGAGATGTGGAAAATACATATAAGTGAGAGTGCATTCATGTGTGGTGTTGCAAATGAAATAGTCTTCACATATTATGGCTTtagatctatctatctgtctgtctgtctgtctgtctgtctgtattaGAACAAAGACTGatcaatctgtctgtctgtctactgtTCCAGCAACCCTCAGAAGCTTTGGGTCATGAGTAGGCATTTCACAGCACCActtgatgaacataagaacataagagaagcagtgCTCCTTCCAAGCTgtgctagtgtgagctagctcacggttttttgctcacacatttttgtcttagctcaggagaaatggccccagatttatgcagtagctcacaactttaatgccagtagctcgcaaaatagaatttttcttcacaagactccacagcttagagggcgcattgaagagaagctatgttggatcaggccaatggccaatccagtctaacactgtgtcacacagtggctaaaacccaggtgcctagccctcccactgttgccctccaagtactaagaatccagagcatcactgccccagacatagtgttccatctataccttggcCTATTACGTATGCACAGAGAATCTGAGCAGTCAAgacttgactttggattctgagCCTGCAATGCCCACCGTTCTTTTTTCTcaggtgtatttattctgcaactGAAACAAAAAAATGCAGGGCAGCCCAGCATCACCGTCCTTACAGGAAGACAGTGGCTCCCTGCAGGTGCAACTGTGTGCTGCTTTCTCCTGTGGaagagggcagcccagccaggaGTCATTGCTTTCTCCACCCCCAGCGATCTGAGACTAGTTATAGTATCCTATTGCTAGACTCATGCCACTTGCAAAAAGAAATGTGGCCAGTGGAGTGAccttcaaagggtgaggaaagGGCAGAGGGGAATCTGAGAGAATTGGTATGCTTTTGAATTGATTAAAAGCAAAAGCAAGGGGGAACCTaacacaaaagcactctcagaaaaagCAGGGAAACAGCAAATGGAAAGCAAACTGAGCAAAGAGAGGAAAATCAACGCAGAACGAAAAAGGAAACCCAATGGACATGCACATGAAAGTGCGGCAAAACACCTGCGCATAATAGgcccttgtgactaatagccactgatggatctctgctccatatgtttatccagaccCCACAACATCAGTTCTGATTGTGTAACCAGAAGTGACTGCACGAAGCTATAGCAGTTTGCTCCCTATTTTCCCCTGCTGCTAAACTTGGCAGCAGCTAGAAgaagggttcccaagtccccccgcgatctctggcgggggacttttttcacaTGCGCAACATGGTaccttttgtaccatagagttttccctcccaaatcaatAGAgcctccaggaaaaccatagagttctcctggaaatgcctagagtggccagcgagCGACATTgccagcgcaatgacgtcacctctgggtgatgtcattgcaccagcgatgtcagaggaggttccccccacccaaTGTGGACCAGTGTGTTGGGaatctccagggtgggagaatcccTGCCCACCCCGGGGACTTGACAGCCCTAGGTAGAAGCCAGAGGCCAAGGGCAAGAGGCAAGAGACCTGGTTTGCCTATATCTATTTATCTGTCCAACTACTATATTTTTGATCCTGTGTTGCCTCCAAACAATTATGTGCACATTGCAAATAGTGCATgtggaataaatttaaaatagAAAGAGACAAATGTGTGCAGAGTTCTTCACTACATACATACTTTGGAAACCtattagcccaggggtgtcaaacatacaactagggttgccaagtccaattcaagaaatctctggggactttgggggtggagccaggagactttgggggtggagctaggagcaagggtgtgacaagcatcactaaaccgcaacgggagttttggccatcgtatttcaagggacggcacacctttttaaatgtcttccttccctccaccctccccttctctgatttcacctcagaggtggagcggagcgggccacgccgctgcgctgctgccgcctcttctccgcttcaccgtaactgctcctccaagatgggctcaggctgagcccatcttggaggagcagctacagtgaagcggagaagaggtggcagagcagcggcatcgcccactccacctctgaggtgaaatcagagaaggggagggtggaggcagggcaggagcgtggcgagctgcgagtccgggtcctagaaggacccagattcgtggctcaccacgctcctggcctgcctccactgtccccttctctgattttacctcaggtGTAGCGGAGTAGGCAAtgccactgcgctgctgccgcctcttctctggttcaccttagctgctcctctgagatggggcggctcaccatgctccttggcgccgtttccccccctccccccacttccatttttttggagagtgggggaagaggctgtaaatcctggggtcccccaccagggcaggagggttgggaagcctacgtaCGAcccggggctgaatcaggcccccagagggctactATCAGGCCTGCAAtcaaatctgcttccttctccctctctcttgcttcctttttgcTCTCTTGCttccagttatcagagactgttaaataaaatattacaagagtgctaatcttttaagcatgtattatttaaagttgggtttttttaaaaaaaaatctttgtgtttgtctgtgtcctttataaagtttatgtctcctctgcctggcattacattttatgacacacatggcccagcccaacaaggtctcattatatcagatctggccctcataacaaattagttcgacacctcTGGATTAGTCTCTCCAGGTCTTtaaagcaggaggaagaggatcCTCCTTCTGGGCCATACAAGTGGTATCATGGTGTCTGCACATCTGTGGAAGTGTGCAATGGAGGcatctctgttttcttttctttttaatatttGTAGTCCTCATGGCTGTTAGGATTCCATGCCCACATGATCCTACTGGTCTTTCTGCACTCATTAGTTGGGGGTATGTGTGTAAATCTTAGGAAATCCCTTCTAATGATTTTCACATGCACATAGAATGCATAAATTGAGCACATCCCATGCAGCCAAACACCCAAACATATCCACCACACCTAAAATGGCACATACACATCTGTGCCCACCCTAGAACTTACCGGCAGACAGCAGGAACAGTAATGCAGTTAGCAACTCCATGAAAATAGTAAATGccatggttggttggttggttgttcTCTCCCAGAATATGATTTCCTGTTGGAAAGAAGATTGGAAAGAAATCATCTCTTTATTCCAAGGGCTTCGAATGCAAGGATGAAAAGAAAAGAGAGGCAAACAACTCCAAATAGGATACTTCTTTTTCGGCACCAGGAACATCCCAGCAAAAGTGAGAGGAAAATCACTGAGACATATTTCTGTACATCATATAGATAAGAGTTAGAATTCTGGTCTGCATCATTTCATATTACTGTCAGGGGTCCTATTTATGAATGTTGTCTTATGCAAAAAGATCCCTGTAAGTAGTAAACTGGCATGTCACAAAGAAAAGATTAAATGCTTTCCCTGAGGAACTAGTTTACTGGATGCAGAGATGGTTTTGTATTAtgaagaaatggagggaaaatccacACTCATGCCTATGTCCTGAACTTGCAGACTCCAGAAtctgttggtttttaaaaaatctatgccACTTTTCTGCCAGGATACGGCACTGAAAGTGGTTTGTAAGCTTTCAAACCCAAAGGAACAACCATAAGTGCCTAAAatagcaaagaaagaaagaaagaaagaaagaaagaaagaaagatgtttAAGCTAGTCCCAAACAAATATCCCTTTCCAGGGAGTTC
This region includes:
- the LOC132586305 gene encoding trypsin-like is translated as MAFTIFMELLTALLFLLSAATAEDTRISGGKPCAPHSQPWQAGLFSWFSIKCGGTLIHKSWVLTAAHCKMRRPFFIRLGEHNLKRIDWSEQLKVASKVIQHPNYDPQTKNNDIMLVKLLLPACINDKVQTLPLPTNCPVPGMECLVSGWGTTTSPQVNLPKDLHCANISIIDHQVCQSLYPSYITENMVCAGRMEGGTDSCQGDSGGPLVCNGRLQGIVSWGPQVCAQPNKPGVYVNVCKYVDWIQETIRNN